The stretch of DNA TCCGGTGGCAGCGCCACCCTGATCCGGTCGCCCACCGCCGGGAACGTGCCGTGCCCGGCGATGGCCAGACCCGACACCGTCTCGTGGTCGCCGGTCGGCAGCACCCGGCCGATCAGCCGCGCCAGTTCGTCCAGCGGCAGGTCCGCCGGCAACGTCCAGGTCGGTTCGCCGCCGGAGGCGCGGTCGGGGGTGACGACCGTCTCGGGGTCGTGCTCGTCGTCGATCTCGCCGACCAGTTCCTCGGCCAGGTCCTCAGCGGCGAGGACCCCGGCGAAGCCGCCGTACTCGTCGAGCACGCAGGCCAGCTGGCTGCGGCTGGACACCAGGGCGTCGAGCGCGTCGGGCAGGCGCATCGAGGTGGGGACCAGCAGCGGCGGCCGCATCACCCCGACCGCCGGGCTGTCGTTGCCGTGTCCACCGGTCGGCGCGGTGAGCACGTCGGACAGGTGCACGACACCCAGGACGGCCTCGTCGTCGTCGAGCACGGGGTAGCGGGAGTGGCCGTGCCGCATCAGTTCGCGTACCTCGCCGAGGGTGGCGTCGGGGCGCAGCACACCGGCCCGGGCCCGCGGCACCATGGCGTGGTCGACGGTCCGCTCGGGGAACTCGAGGATGCGGGAGATCAGCGCCGACATCTCCGGCCGCAGGTCACCGCTCTCCCGCGACTCGGCGACGATGTGTTCGAGGTCGCGCTGGGTCGCGGAGTGCTCCACGTCGTGCACGGGCTCGATCCGCAGCGCCTTCAGCAACAGGTTGGACGCGTG from Nakamurella deserti encodes:
- a CDS encoding hemolysin family protein; the protein is MIWPLSTLLGLIIVLVISAATAYFVAQEFAYMSVDRSRLKAAAAAGDAGAGRALAVTRRTSFMLSGAQLGITVTGLLVGYVAEPLIGEAIGEALGGVAVPTAVGITVGTVLALLFSTFVQMLLGELFPKNLAIARPEPIAIALSRSTAIYLKLFGWLITVFDHASNLLLKALRIEPVHDVEHSATQRDLEHIVAESRESGDLRPEMSALISRILEFPERTVDHAMVPRARAGVLRPDATLGEVRELMRHGHSRYPVLDDDEAVLGVVHLSDVLTAPTGGHGNDSPAVGVMRPPLLVPTSMRLPDALDALVSSRSQLACVLDEYGGFAGVLAAEDLAEELVGEIDDEHDPETVVTPDRASGGEPTWTLPADLPLDELARLIGRVLPTGDHETVSGLAIAGHGTFPAVGDRIRVALPPDPAAYAVDDEPPPELLELEILAIDRTVPSLVRVTLEPTGPGSGRADVTRTTPTGAQR